From Camelina sativa cultivar DH55 chromosome 20, Cs, whole genome shotgun sequence, the proteins below share one genomic window:
- the LOC104772673 gene encoding uncharacterized protein LOC104772673: MSDTTVAVVKTKERGGFSCPMLNLTNYTVWAMRMRITLRVNKVWEVIETDQIDDEKNNLAMALLFQSIPESLILQVGELDTAKKVWEAIQAWHVGAERVREARLQTLMSEFDRLKMKDSDKIDDFVGKISEISSKSAALGVNIKESKVIKKFLKNIVGRMKAYEERISEEEDVSEDQGKLMYANMETQSNRDYNDNFRYRGRGGRSYYTGRGRGRTNGGRDTSKITCFRCDKIGHYASSCPDRLLKLQKIQELDNKETQDTDELMIHEVVFLNEKLCNLSQMDTNAREDNIWYLDNGASNHMTRDRRYFDSIDNSVIGKVRFGDDSRIDIKGKGPISFIDINGEPRKMMDVYFIPDLKSNIISLGQATEAGCDVRMLGECLTMHDRNRKLLVKADRSKNRLYKVRMGVENTTCLLSSTVSESSRWHASLGHLNAENLKNMMQRDLTFGLPRFVLDTEVCSSCLLGKQTRRSFPCAISYRAANALELIHGDLCIDQDRVS, encoded by the exons ATGTCTGATACCACGGTTGCTGTCGTCAAAACTAAAGAACGGGGTGGATTCTCATGTCCTATGCTCAACTTGACAAACTACACAGTTTGGGCCATGCGAATGAGGATCACCCTTAGAGTTAACAAAGTTTGGGAAGTTATTGAAACAGACCAGATCGATGATGAGAAAAACAATTTGGCCATGGCTCTGTTATTTCAATCCATACCAGAAAGTCTTATTCTGCAGGTTGGTGAACTTGACACGGCGAAAAAGGTTTGGGAAGCTATCCAAGCATGGCATGTTGGAGCTGAACGAGTCCGAGAGGCTAGGCTACAAACACTCATGTCTGAATTTGACAGGCTTAAGATGAAGGATTCTGACAAAATTGATGATTTCGTCGGAAAAATCTCTGAAATATCCTCCAAATCTGCTGCACTCGGAGTTAACATCAAAGAATCAAAAGTAATtaagaagtttctaaaaa ATATAGTTGGACGCATGAAGGCGTATGAAGAACGTAtctctgaggaagaagatgtaTCAGAAGATCAAGGAAAGCTTATGTATGCGAATATGGAGACACAATCAAACCGAGATTACAATGACAACTTCCGCTACAGAGGTCGAGGAGGACGATCTTACTACACAGGCAGAGGTCGAGGAAGGACTAATGGAGGAAGAGACACATCAAAGATAACCTGTTTCAGATGTGACAAAATTGGACATTATGCTTCAAGCTGTCCTGATCGCCTGCTTAAGTTACAAAAAATTCAAGAACTCGACAACAAAGAAACTCAGGATACAGACGAGCTTATGATACACGAGGTAGTCTTTTTGAACGAGAAGCTCTGCAACCTAAGTCAAATGGACACTAACGCAAGAGAAGACAATATTTGGTATCTCGACAATGGTGCTAGTAACCATATGACTCGTGATCGTCGATATTTTGATAGCATTGATAACTCTGTTATAGGTAAAGTAAGATTTGGCGATGATTCAAGGATAGATATAAAAGGTAAAGGACCAATCTCCTTTATTGATATCAATGGTGAACCTCGGAAGATGATGGATGTGTACTTTATCCCAGACTTAAAGAGCAATATTATCAGTCTGGGACAAGCCACTGAAGCAGGGTGTGACGTCAGGATGCTAGGAGAGTGTCTGACCATGCATGACCGAAACAGAAAACTACTTGTGAAGGCAGATAGGTCAAAGAATCGGTTATACAAGGTCCGTATGGGAGTTGAGAACACTACCTGTCTGCTCTCATCTACTGTTAGTGAGTCTAGTAGATGGCACGCAAGTTTGGGGCACTTAAATGCtgagaatttgaaaaatatgatgCAGAGGGATCTCACCTTTGGACTACCACGTTTTGTTCTTGACACAGAagtttgttcatcatgtttgcTCGGTAAGCAAACTCGAAGATCTTTTCCTTGCGCTATTTCATACAGAGCAGCTAATGCTCTAGAACTTATTCATGGAGACCTTTGTATTGATCAAGATCGAGTAAGCTAG